A single genomic interval of uncultured Desulfobacter sp. harbors:
- a CDS encoding cytochrome c biogenesis protein CcdA → MLTQTITFPAAFAAGLLSFLSPCVLPLIPAYFSFITGISLDKLTTDDKEVHKKLILSTLAYVAGFSFIFILFGASASFLGGLASRYSWVVRYVGGGIILVFGLHLLGIIKIKSFQFEHKFHFKKTPFHMFGTFLIGMAFGAGWSPCIGPMLGSILIVAGSQDTILKGVLLLATYSAGMALPFIVISIFINSMLSFMKKVRRAMGFLNRCAGGLLIIIGLLLIFDKFRLLAAF, encoded by the coding sequence ATGCTGACACAAACTATTACATTTCCTGCAGCGTTTGCGGCAGGGCTTCTGTCGTTTCTGTCCCCTTGTGTGCTGCCGTTGATCCCGGCCTATTTCAGCTTTATCACAGGAATTTCTTTAGATAAACTGACAACTGACGATAAAGAGGTGCACAAAAAGCTGATCCTGTCCACCCTGGCCTATGTCGCCGGATTCTCCTTTATTTTCATCCTGTTTGGGGCATCCGCCTCTTTTCTTGGCGGGCTTGCCTCCCGGTATTCCTGGGTTGTTCGCTATGTAGGCGGCGGCATTATCCTGGTCTTTGGACTGCATCTGCTCGGTATTATCAAAATCAAAAGTTTTCAGTTTGAACATAAATTTCATTTCAAGAAGACACCCTTTCATATGTTTGGCACATTTTTGATCGGCATGGCGTTTGGCGCCGGATGGAGCCCGTGCATCGGCCCCATGCTGGGCAGCATACTCATTGTGGCAGGTAGTCAGGACACCATCCTTAAAGGCGTGCTGCTTCTGGCGACCTATTCTGCGGGTATGGCCCTGCCCTTTATTGTGATATCCATCTTTATTAACTCCATGCTTAGTTTCATGAAAAAGGTCAGACGGGCCATGGGCTTCCTAAATAGATGCGCAGGTGGACTGCTGATTATCATTGGTCTGCTTTTGATCTTTGACAAGTTCCGGCTTCTGGCAGCTTTTTAA
- a CDS encoding NAD(+)--dinitrogen-reductase ADP-D-ribosyltransferase, producing MSDYHYHYSLCSVPAWVIGSREFNADPTPLSVHGVRATHAHFFKKLDNLSSWEERARIFQDYMEVAFHLHQWREKDNVGKLLSIKHSYLRFLRGWLFDSDSVEGAVLKGWVESRMGLPPTYHGGRINGKESNAYLSYLKDRMKGSGRTNAIFSQLDLLYEFVQYEMKRRDSDTTHITLFRGVHGFYDHELLEWDAKTGKGVVRLNNLNSFTHDFERAWEFGTFVIEARVPVSKIFFDGAFLHAGILKGEEEVLVIGGLYDISRRII from the coding sequence ATGTCCGATTATCATTATCATTACAGTTTGTGCAGTGTGCCGGCGTGGGTCATAGGCTCCCGGGAATTCAATGCCGATCCTACGCCGTTAAGTGTTCATGGCGTACGGGCTACCCATGCCCATTTTTTCAAAAAGTTGGATAACCTTTCCAGCTGGGAAGAAAGGGCAAGAATATTTCAAGATTACATGGAAGTTGCGTTTCATCTTCATCAATGGCGGGAAAAAGATAATGTCGGTAAGCTGCTCAGTATAAAACACAGTTACTTAAGATTTCTTCGGGGGTGGCTTTTTGATTCAGATTCCGTTGAAGGGGCTGTCCTGAAAGGATGGGTGGAAAGCAGGATGGGGTTGCCCCCAACCTATCATGGTGGCCGGATCAACGGGAAAGAAAGCAACGCGTATTTATCATACCTGAAGGATCGTATGAAGGGTTCAGGGCGAACCAACGCTATTTTCTCTCAGTTGGATCTTCTCTATGAGTTTGTTCAGTACGAGATGAAACGTCGCGATTCCGACACCACTCACATTACCCTTTTCAGAGGTGTCCATGGGTTTTACGATCATGAATTGCTTGAATGGGATGCCAAGACGGGTAAAGGGGTGGTCCGCCTCAATAATCTAAATTCCTTTACCCACGATTTTGAGCGGGCCTGGGAATTTGGTACATTCGTTATTGAAGCCCGGGTGCCTGTTTCAAAAATTTTTTTTGATGGCGCTTTTCTCCATGCCGGGATACTAAAGGGGGAGGAAGAAGTGTTGGTTATTGGTGGTTTGTATGATATCTCCAGGCGAATAATATAA
- the draG gene encoding ADP-ribosyl-[dinitrogen reductase] hydrolase yields the protein MQSVQIPDRKQIVEKAKGAFVGLAIGDALGATTEFMTPEEIKLQYGVHKQIIGKGWLYLKAGQVTDDTEMSMCIGRAIQKSQGWNLTAVAEEFADWVKGRPVDVGSTCARGIRNYILHQTLEAKPSRWSAGNGALMRMLPVALYTLGNEDFLAQYVVEQAHLTHNNPLSDAACIFFGRLLHEAMMGATLSQLLIHTNDFVDEHPDFVYHPYPGKSSAYVVDTVQTVFHFLYSTTTFEECLIGTVNQGGDADTTGALVGMLAGAVYGVEGIPKRWLKRLDSRVYSEVNELSEYLVDHSPALFPSKD from the coding sequence ATGCAATCGGTTCAGATACCTGACAGAAAACAAATTGTGGAAAAGGCAAAAGGGGCCTTTGTCGGTCTTGCCATAGGGGATGCCTTGGGGGCGACTACCGAGTTCATGACGCCCGAGGAAATCAAATTACAATATGGTGTTCATAAACAGATCATTGGGAAAGGATGGCTGTATCTCAAAGCCGGTCAAGTGACGGATGATACTGAAATGTCCATGTGTATCGGGCGGGCCATTCAGAAGTCCCAGGGATGGAATCTTACCGCCGTAGCAGAGGAATTTGCTGATTGGGTGAAAGGCCGCCCGGTTGATGTCGGCTCCACATGTGCCAGGGGAATCAGAAACTACATTCTCCACCAAACCCTTGAAGCGAAACCGAGTCGTTGGAGTGCCGGAAACGGGGCCTTGATGCGCATGCTTCCCGTTGCGCTTTACACCTTGGGCAATGAAGACTTTCTTGCGCAATATGTGGTGGAACAGGCCCACCTGACCCACAATAATCCTTTGTCCGATGCGGCATGTATATTTTTTGGTCGTCTGCTTCATGAGGCCATGATGGGCGCTACATTGAGTCAACTTCTGATCCATACCAACGATTTTGTGGATGAACATCCGGATTTTGTATATCATCCGTATCCGGGTAAAAGTTCTGCCTATGTTGTGGACACGGTGCAGACCGTTTTCCATTTTCTATATTCAACGACAACCTTTGAAGAGTGCCTCATCGGTACGGTAAACCAGGGGGGGGATGCAGATACAACCGGCGCATTGGTCGGTATGCTTGCCGGTGCTGTCTATGGGGTCGAGGGAATACCCAAACGCTGGTTGAAACGATTGGATTCTCGTGTTTATTCAGAGGTCAATGAGCTTTCAGAATATTTGGTGGACCACTCTCCGGCACTTTTTCCGTCAAAGGATTGA
- a CDS encoding HD domain-containing phosphohydrolase has translation MENNTKYKHRDYSAEWLHLLVESALDAVITMDSGGRIIAFNPAAENIFGYSREKVIGKRVSDLLIPAKFRTFHEKGLREHLRTGAQKIIGKRIQVTALRADGDEFPIELEVVTVKESSNPVFMAYIRDISERILAFEEKIDNYKKIKKILLQTVLAVSKALEIRDPYTAGHQKRVAHLATAIAQELQLDEERIEGIFFGALIHDIGKIAIPAEILTRPGKLSREDEYYLKTHCIKGYEILKAIEYPWPIAEIALQHHEHLDGSGYPQGLTGSNILIEAKIISIADVVEALTSHRPYRPAISLEEALFIIRSKAGRWFDKKAVMACLSLFKRGYRIDDADFSRLPLHNSL, from the coding sequence ATGGAAAATAATACGAAATACAAACATCGTGATTATTCAGCTGAATGGCTCCACCTGCTCGTTGAATCTGCATTGGATGCTGTAATAACAATGGATTCCGGTGGAAGAATAATTGCCTTCAACCCTGCTGCAGAAAATATTTTTGGTTATTCTCGTGAGAAGGTGATCGGGAAGCGCGTATCAGATTTGCTTATTCCCGCTAAGTTTAGAACTTTTCATGAGAAAGGATTGCGAGAACACCTTCGGACAGGTGCGCAGAAAATCATAGGCAAGCGTATCCAGGTAACCGCATTACGTGCAGATGGGGATGAATTCCCGATAGAGCTTGAGGTTGTTACAGTAAAGGAATCCAGTAATCCAGTATTTATGGCCTATATTCGCGATATTTCAGAGCGTATCTTAGCGTTTGAAGAAAAAATCGATAACTATAAAAAAATTAAAAAGATACTGCTTCAGACTGTTTTAGCCGTTTCAAAAGCTCTGGAAATCCGTGATCCATACACAGCCGGGCATCAAAAAAGAGTCGCACACTTGGCCACCGCAATAGCTCAAGAACTTCAGTTGGATGAAGAACGGATAGAAGGCATTTTTTTTGGCGCTTTAATTCATGATATCGGAAAGATCGCTATACCTGCAGAAATTCTAACTCGTCCAGGCAAACTATCAAGAGAAGATGAGTATTACCTGAAAACGCATTGCATTAAAGGGTATGAAATACTGAAAGCTATTGAGTATCCATGGCCAATAGCAGAAATAGCACTCCAACACCATGAACATCTTGACGGATCAGGTTATCCGCAGGGGTTGACTGGTTCAAATATTCTGATAGAAGCAAAAATAATAAGTATTGCTGACGTGGTGGAGGCTTTAACCTCCCACAGACCCTATCGACCAGCAATCTCCTTGGAAGAAGCATTGTTTATAATACGCTCAAAGGCTGGGAGGTGGTTTGATAAAAAAGCAGTTATGGCTTGTTTATCCTTATTTAAACGGGGTTATAGAATTGACGATGCAGATTTTTCAAGATTACCCTTACACAATTCGCTATAG
- the hrpA gene encoding ATP-dependent RNA helicase HrpA, whose translation MSFSDQIKALIPKAMCRDRYILARALRSKRKPGQGPGKNYLKNVLAKARASADTRQQRMDNLPQNIRFDPNLPINAAKDKIIKAIQDHSVVIISGETGSGKTTQIPKFCLEAGRGTSGMIGCTQPRRIAAMTVAKRIAFELNESLGQSVGYKIRFDDHTPDKAYIKLMTDGILLAETQQDRFLNQYDTLIVDEAHERSLNIDFVLGILRGLIKKRRDLKLIITSATIDTEKFSKAFDNAPVIEVSGRMYPVELIYAPIEDDNNGDNSAGTPDDQGYVEAAARQTADLLMRTHTGDILIFMPTEQDIGETMEILKGKNLSGVTILPLFARLSAGEQARVFAAGPGRKVVVSTNVAETSLTIPGIKYVVDTGLARIPAYSPRTRTTALPVSPVSQSSANQRMGRCGRVENGVCIRLYEEHDFNGRPFFTTPEILRSNLAEVILRMIALQLGDVSTFPFIDPPAPKSIKDGFDTLLELNAIEANKPKTKTGAKTEANQNRAGKKYRLTPSGRLMARLPMDPKLSRILLNAGDTGVLKEAVVITTALTVSDIRQRPADKAQAADQKHAQFKDPASDFITLLNIWNACKDARIRLKSRSALRKWCIENFLSFKRLREWQDIHGQITRMIKEHGIEQTGPSPAAQENADLKAAQFEHGGPLYASIHKALLHGYLAGIAQKKEKNLFSAAKGRQAFIFPGSGLFNKAGNWIVAAEYVKTSQLFARCVGNIDPAWIEEIGQSLCTRTYSDPHWEKKRGEVVASEQVSLFGLILASGRSVAYGKINPEESGELFIRHALVQGEIYQEFGFMAHNRALIEEIAALEDKTRQRDILASEDEIYLFYQSRLPRPFYNIRTFAKFIKDKKDDTFLRMTREDLQKTDVDEAVLARFPDTLATDQGEFALDYKFNPGAKTDGVTLKVPSQDAALISPHQVDTLVPGLLREKIAALIKALPKTHRVKLMPIQQRADFIADHLPDSDAPLYSKLSHVIRKYFDLVIPASAWSDKDLADHLKMRISIRDHKDREIKSLRDLSKLGAFADRRPARKTNTFERAKKAFEKTGIREWNFSDLEPEIQLDENNETRRKAFPGLCCEQDNHGVTLTLFKTREAALENHIKGVGRLFEIMFPDDIKALKKDINRTEGLGRIAPYFNDRPTFAGMAYNAMAKSFFQKEIFTQKAFDAHVQTIRPKLYLLGRKAMDDIMTVGREYAACFDLLQRLSLACKDRPVIFEALTAIFNELKNLCPANFLELYDLNRIALLPKNLECLSIRARRWVDNPAKETQKKQLVASYERKLAHLISSLGPGSSKEKSRAVEAFFWMLEEYKISVYAQELKTRFKISAKRLDKALLDVSTMI comes from the coding sequence ATGTCATTTTCAGATCAAATCAAAGCACTCATTCCCAAGGCCATGTGCCGGGACCGGTATATTTTGGCCCGCGCCTTGCGCAGCAAGCGCAAACCCGGTCAGGGGCCGGGCAAAAATTATTTAAAAAATGTTTTGGCAAAAGCCCGGGCCTCGGCTGATACCAGGCAGCAGCGCATGGACAACCTGCCCCAAAACATCCGCTTTGACCCGAATTTGCCCATCAATGCCGCAAAAGACAAAATCATTAAGGCCATACAGGATCATTCTGTAGTGATCATTTCAGGTGAAACCGGATCCGGTAAAACCACCCAGATTCCTAAATTTTGCCTGGAAGCAGGCCGTGGGACTTCCGGTATGATCGGCTGTACCCAGCCCCGGCGCATTGCCGCCATGACCGTGGCCAAACGCATTGCCTTTGAGCTCAACGAATCCTTGGGGCAATCCGTGGGATATAAAATCCGCTTTGATGACCACACACCCGACAAAGCATATATCAAGCTGATGACCGACGGTATTCTGTTGGCTGAAACCCAGCAGGATCGCTTTTTAAACCAGTATGACACCCTGATTGTGGATGAGGCCCATGAGCGCAGCCTTAATATTGACTTTGTTTTAGGCATCCTGCGCGGTCTTATCAAAAAGCGTCGAGATCTCAAATTGATCATTACCAGTGCCACCATTGACACGGAAAAATTTTCCAAAGCCTTTGACAATGCGCCGGTGATTGAGGTTTCAGGCCGGATGTATCCGGTGGAACTGATATATGCGCCCATTGAAGATGATAATAATGGGGACAATAGTGCCGGCACACCGGATGACCAGGGGTATGTGGAGGCAGCAGCCCGACAGACCGCCGATCTGTTGATGCGCACCCACACCGGAGATATCCTGATATTCATGCCCACAGAACAGGATATCGGGGAAACCATGGAAATACTTAAAGGGAAAAATCTTTCCGGGGTCACGATTCTGCCGCTGTTTGCCCGGCTGTCTGCCGGAGAACAGGCCAGGGTCTTTGCTGCCGGTCCCGGTAGAAAGGTCGTGGTCTCAACCAATGTAGCGGAAACATCTTTGACCATCCCCGGCATCAAGTATGTGGTGGACACAGGTCTTGCCCGTATCCCCGCCTACTCTCCAAGAACCCGGACCACGGCACTGCCGGTCAGCCCCGTGTCCCAGTCCAGTGCCAACCAGCGCATGGGCCGTTGCGGCCGTGTGGAAAACGGCGTATGCATCCGGCTTTATGAGGAACATGATTTCAATGGCCGGCCTTTCTTTACAACACCTGAAATTTTGCGCTCCAACCTGGCGGAAGTTATTTTACGCATGATTGCCCTGCAGCTTGGAGATGTATCCACCTTCCCCTTTATTGATCCGCCGGCGCCCAAAAGTATAAAGGACGGGTTTGACACACTTTTGGAACTTAACGCCATTGAGGCCAACAAACCCAAAACAAAAACAGGTGCAAAAACAGAAGCCAATCAAAACAGGGCAGGCAAAAAATACCGGCTCACCCCTTCAGGACGTTTAATGGCCAGGCTGCCCATGGACCCCAAGCTGTCCCGCATCCTGCTCAACGCCGGAGATACGGGTGTACTTAAAGAAGCGGTCGTCATCACCACAGCCCTGACCGTGTCCGATATACGTCAGCGACCGGCAGACAAGGCCCAGGCGGCAGACCAGAAACATGCCCAATTCAAGGATCCGGCATCAGACTTTATTACCCTGCTCAACATCTGGAATGCCTGCAAAGATGCCCGGATCCGTCTGAAATCACGCTCCGCCCTTCGCAAATGGTGCATTGAAAATTTCTTGTCCTTCAAACGGCTGCGGGAGTGGCAGGATATTCATGGCCAGATTACCCGGATGATCAAAGAACACGGCATCGAACAGACCGGTCCGTCACCAGCGGCCCAGGAGAACGCAGACCTTAAGGCCGCTCAGTTTGAACATGGCGGGCCCTTGTATGCCTCTATCCACAAGGCCCTTCTCCACGGGTATCTGGCCGGCATTGCCCAGAAAAAGGAAAAAAACCTTTTCTCGGCGGCCAAGGGCAGACAGGCTTTCATTTTTCCGGGCTCCGGCCTGTTTAATAAGGCCGGCAACTGGATTGTGGCAGCCGAATATGTCAAGACCAGCCAACTTTTTGCCCGATGCGTGGGTAATATTGACCCGGCCTGGATCGAAGAGATCGGCCAAAGCCTTTGCACCCGAACCTATAGCGATCCCCACTGGGAAAAAAAACGCGGGGAGGTGGTGGCATCCGAACAGGTCTCTTTGTTCGGCCTTATCCTTGCGAGCGGCAGATCCGTGGCCTATGGAAAGATCAATCCTGAAGAATCCGGGGAATTGTTTATCCGTCATGCCCTGGTCCAGGGAGAGATCTACCAGGAATTCGGGTTTATGGCCCATAACAGGGCTCTCATTGAAGAAATCGCAGCCCTGGAGGATAAAACCCGGCAACGGGACATTCTGGCGTCGGAGGATGAAATCTATTTGTTCTACCAGTCCCGGCTGCCCAGACCCTTTTACAACATCCGCACCTTTGCCAAATTCATTAAAGACAAAAAAGATGATACCTTTCTGCGCATGACCCGCGAGGACCTGCAGAAAACCGATGTGGACGAAGCGGTTCTGGCCCGGTTCCCCGACACCCTTGCCACGGACCAGGGAGAGTTTGCCCTGGATTACAAATTCAACCCCGGGGCAAAGACGGACGGGGTGACCCTTAAAGTACCAAGCCAGGATGCGGCACTTATCTCTCCCCACCAGGTGGACACCCTGGTACCGGGGCTGCTCAGGGAAAAGATCGCCGCCCTGATCAAAGCCCTGCCCAAAACCCATCGGGTAAAGCTGATGCCTATCCAGCAGCGGGCTGATTTTATTGCAGACCACCTGCCCGACTCGGATGCACCTTTATATTCAAAGCTGTCCCATGTCATCCGCAAATATTTCGATCTTGTGATTCCGGCCTCGGCCTGGTCAGATAAGGATCTTGCGGATCATTTGAAAATGCGTATATCCATCCGGGATCACAAAGACAGGGAGATCAAATCTTTAAGGGACTTGTCAAAACTCGGGGCTTTTGCCGACCGGCGCCCTGCCCGAAAAACCAACACCTTTGAACGGGCAAAAAAGGCCTTTGAAAAAACAGGTATCCGAGAATGGAATTTTTCCGATCTTGAACCGGAAATCCAATTGGACGAAAATAATGAAACCCGGCGCAAAGCCTTTCCCGGTCTTTGTTGCGAGCAAGACAACCATGGTGTGACGTTAACTTTATTCAAAACAAGGGAAGCGGCTTTGGAAAATCACATCAAAGGGGTGGGCCGCCTGTTTGAAATCATGTTCCCCGATGATATCAAAGCATTGAAAAAAGATATAAACAGGACCGAGGGCTTAGGCCGGATCGCACCCTACTTCAATGACCGGCCAACCTTTGCCGGAATGGCTTACAATGCCATGGCCAAGTCCTTTTTTCAAAAAGAGATCTTTACCCAAAAAGCGTTTGATGCCCATGTGCAGACGATTCGTCCGAAGCTGTATCTCCTTGGCCGTAAAGCCATGGATGACATTATGACCGTGGGCCGGGAATATGCCGCCTGTTTTGATCTGCTGCAACGCTTAAGTCTTGCATGCAAAGACCGGCCGGTAATTTTCGAGGCATTGACAGCGATATTCAATGAGCTGAAAAACCTGTGTCCAGCCAATTTCCTGGAACTTTACGATTTAAACCGGATTGCATTGCTGCCCAAAAACCTGGAATGCCTGTCCATCCGTGCCAGGCGCTGGGTGGACAACCCGGCCAAAGAGACCCAGAAAAAACAGCTTGTTGCATCCTATGAACGAAAGCTTGCCCACTTGATTTCAAGCCTTGGCCCAGGCTCGTCAAAGGAGAAATCCAGGGCAGTAGAAGCATTTTTCTGGATGCTGGAGGAGTATAAAATTTCCGTATATGCCCAAGAGCTGAAAACCCGGTTCAAAATTTCAGCCAAACGCCTGGATAAGGCTTTGTTGGATGTTTCCACCATGATTTAG
- a CDS encoding ParA family protein, giving the protein MTQIISIANQKGGVGKTTTAVNLAASLAKLKKKVLLVDCDSQANATTALGVDKPSLEASLYDGLIGETGIEDMLLPTMLKGLTLVPANVDLIGFEVEMMSAAKREARLKEFLVPVANTFDFIIVDCPPALSLLTLNAFSASHSVVIPLQSEFFALEGLGQLLDTIKRIKNAFNSGLIIKGILLTMFDRRTNLSQNVVDDARQYFKDLVFKTKIPRNVKLAEAPSYGLPVILYDKTSPGAKSYMSFARELLKR; this is encoded by the coding sequence ATGACTCAAATTATCAGTATTGCCAATCAGAAGGGCGGGGTAGGTAAAACCACCACAGCAGTCAATTTGGCTGCGTCCCTTGCCAAACTGAAAAAAAAAGTGCTGCTTGTGGATTGTGATTCCCAAGCCAATGCCACAACGGCACTCGGGGTGGACAAACCCAGCCTTGAAGCCTCTTTGTATGATGGGTTGATTGGAGAAACCGGCATTGAAGATATGCTGTTACCCACCATGCTTAAGGGTTTAACCCTGGTACCGGCCAATGTTGATCTCATTGGTTTTGAGGTGGAAATGATGTCTGCCGCCAAAAGGGAGGCCCGACTCAAGGAATTTTTGGTTCCCGTGGCCAATACCTTTGATTTCATTATTGTCGATTGTCCGCCGGCGTTAAGTCTTTTAACGCTGAACGCTTTTTCCGCAAGCCATTCTGTTGTAATCCCCCTGCAAAGTGAATTTTTTGCCCTGGAAGGATTAGGGCAGCTTTTAGATACAATCAAGCGAATCAAGAATGCGTTTAATTCAGGCTTGATAATCAAAGGTATTTTGCTGACAATGTTCGACCGCAGGACCAATTTATCCCAAAATGTGGTGGATGACGCCAGGCAGTATTTCAAAGACCTGGTGTTCAAGACAAAAATTCCCCGTAATGTGAAACTTGCAGAAGCCCCAAGCTATGGTCTGCCGGTTATTCTGTATGATAAAACATCACCAGGTGCTAAAAGTTATATGTCCTTTGCCAGGGAACTTTTAAAACGATGA
- a CDS encoding ParB/RepB/Spo0J family partition protein yields MMNKKRKNTGLGRGISALIPDMEEPEVNSDFFFCNVDQLTPNRYQPRTRFSEEELGRLTQSIVEQGVLQPLLARKMDGAYELIAGERRLRAAKAAGLTQVPVIILDLTDEQVLEVSIIENIQRENLNVLEEAEAYFRLIDEFGYTQEKVAEKIGKNRSTIANLLRLRSLPEEIKESLIAEEISMGHARALLGAGAVESQLYLFKQVVEKQLSVRETERLVNQAKKQPQKIEKKITADEKQFLEETSSQISSRINSPVSIRKSGGRGRIEIKFSSGAEFNRLVELLSRIS; encoded by the coding sequence ATGATGAACAAGAAGCGGAAAAACACCGGCCTGGGTAGGGGAATATCAGCGCTCATCCCCGATATGGAAGAACCTGAAGTCAATTCGGATTTTTTCTTCTGTAATGTTGATCAGTTAACTCCTAACCGCTACCAGCCGAGAACCCGGTTCAGTGAAGAGGAACTGGGACGGCTGACCCAGTCCATTGTCGAGCAGGGTGTGCTACAACCCCTTTTGGCCAGGAAAATGGATGGCGCTTATGAACTGATTGCCGGAGAGCGGCGTTTACGGGCCGCAAAGGCCGCCGGACTTACCCAGGTACCTGTTATTATTCTGGATCTTACGGACGAACAGGTGCTTGAAGTTTCGATTATTGAAAATATCCAAAGGGAAAATCTCAATGTGCTCGAGGAGGCGGAAGCCTATTTCCGGCTTATTGATGAGTTTGGATATACCCAGGAAAAGGTGGCCGAAAAGATAGGCAAGAATCGGTCCACCATTGCCAACCTGCTGCGTTTGCGCAGCCTGCCCGAAGAGATCAAAGAGAGTCTGATTGCCGAAGAGATCAGTATGGGACATGCCCGGGCGTTATTGGGGGCAGGCGCTGTTGAAAGTCAGCTTTATTTATTCAAGCAAGTGGTGGAAAAACAACTGTCGGTGAGGGAAACCGAACGTTTGGTAAATCAGGCTAAAAAACAGCCCCAGAAAATCGAAAAAAAAATTACTGCGGACGAAAAACAGTTTTTGGAAGAGACCTCGTCCCAGATATCCTCCCGGATCAACTCGCCGGTCTCCATAAGGAAAAGTGGGGGCCGTGGACGAATTGAGATTAAATTCTCATCCGGGGCCGAATTTAACCGTCTTGTGGAGTTGCTGAGTAGAATTTCATGA
- a CDS encoding fumarylacetoacetate hydrolase family protein yields the protein MKYQHIFNDGSVCDLPVGKVVCVGRNYVDHIKELDNPMPTEPILFIKPATSLQPISRPIVIPDFTKDCHNETELAVLIGKEISRASREEVEAAVAGYGIALDLTLRDIQKSLKEKGLPWEKAKAFDGSCPISPFIRPDDLPNPQDTRLKLEVNGQVRQDESTKLMINKIFDLIVYMSGFFTLLPGDVVLTGTPAGVAALKSGDRLTLELDGRFGFSASVA from the coding sequence ATGAAATATCAGCATATATTTAACGACGGGTCTGTGTGCGACCTGCCGGTGGGAAAGGTTGTTTGTGTCGGTCGAAATTATGTAGATCATATCAAGGAACTGGACAATCCCATGCCCACGGAGCCTATTTTGTTTATCAAACCGGCAACATCGCTGCAGCCGATCAGCCGGCCCATTGTGATCCCTGATTTTACCAAGGACTGCCACAATGAAACGGAGTTGGCCGTGTTGATCGGCAAGGAGATCAGCAGAGCAAGCCGGGAAGAGGTTGAGGCTGCGGTTGCCGGTTATGGAATTGCATTGGATCTGACCCTGCGGGATATCCAGAAATCCCTGAAGGAGAAAGGCCTGCCCTGGGAAAAGGCAAAAGCATTCGACGGTTCCTGTCCGATCTCTCCATTTATTAGACCTGATGACCTGCCAAACCCCCAGGATACGCGGTTGAAACTGGAAGTAAATGGCCAGGTGCGGCAGGATGAGAGTACCAAACTGATGATTAACAAGATTTTTGACTTGATTGTTTACATGTCCGGTTTTTTTACGCTGTTACCGGGAGATGTCGTACTTACCGGAACCCCGGCCGGTGTGGCCGCTTTAAAATCAGGTGACCGGCTAACGTTGGAGCTTGACGGCCGGTTTGGCTTTTCTGCGTCTGTTGCATGA